One Pectobacterium polaris DNA window includes the following coding sequences:
- a CDS encoding FdhF/YdeP family oxidoreductase has product MKFKPSIKPYRNAAGGWGSLEATTRFVLDSKQALKNIRNLLRVNKSKGFDCPGCAWGDDNSSTFSFCENGAKAVSWEATRKAVDLDFFAAHSVTTLRQQSNYFLEYQGRLTHPMRYDRASDRYVPISWDAAFALIARHISNMAHPNQVELYTSGRASNEASYLYQLFGRMLGTNNFPDCSNMCHEASGIGLKQSIGVGKGTIRLDDFEHADAIFVFGQNPGTNHPRMLHSLRHAADRGAHVVSFNTLRERGLERFANPQNPLELLTPLSGTISETYLQPNLGGDMAAVRGMVKALLETHRQRLSAGEAGLFDQDFLSTHTQQVDAYLAVVDATSWQKIEQQSGLSEAQLRYVAAIYQQSPRVICTWAMGITQHKHSVATVREIVNLQLLFGQLGKPGAGLCPVRGHSNVQGNRTMGIDEKPTAAFLDRLAAHYGFTPPYAAGHNTVEALEAMLRDEIKVLIALGGNLAAAAPDSARTEEALSRCDLTVHISTKLNRSHLVTGKVDALILPTLGRTDLDMQASGAQFITVEDSFSMVHASQGVGQPLSPLQRSETAIVAGIANAVLGHEKLDWLALADDYSRIRDHIAATIPGFTDFNANCDLPGGFYLGNAAAELHFNTLNGKAQFSHAALPDTLFPQLRGSDVPFTLQTLRSHDQYNTTIYGLDDRYRGVYGQREVLFMHPDDISALGLEDGDLVDIETLWNDGITRIVNGFKLVSYAIPRGNLAAYYPETNPLVPLSSFGDETHTPTSKSVPVVVRRSTQEESLLRIA; this is encoded by the coding sequence ATGAAATTCAAACCATCCATCAAGCCATACCGCAATGCGGCTGGCGGCTGGGGCTCGTTGGAAGCCACCACGCGTTTTGTTCTCGACAGCAAGCAAGCGCTGAAAAATATCCGAAACTTGTTGCGGGTCAATAAATCGAAAGGATTTGACTGCCCCGGCTGTGCCTGGGGTGATGACAACAGCAGCACGTTCAGTTTTTGTGAAAACGGCGCGAAAGCGGTCAGCTGGGAAGCAACGCGCAAAGCGGTCGATCTGGATTTTTTCGCCGCCCATAGCGTCACGACGCTTCGCCAGCAAAGTAACTATTTCCTTGAATATCAGGGCCGCTTAACCCACCCGATGCGCTATGACCGTGCCAGCGATCGCTATGTTCCTATCAGCTGGGACGCGGCGTTTGCGCTGATCGCTCGCCACATCAGTAACATGGCGCACCCTAATCAGGTTGAACTTTATACGTCCGGCCGTGCCAGCAATGAAGCCTCTTATCTGTATCAGCTTTTTGGCCGTATGCTGGGCACCAACAATTTTCCTGACTGTTCGAATATGTGCCATGAGGCCAGCGGAATCGGTCTGAAACAGAGTATCGGCGTCGGTAAAGGCACGATCCGGCTGGATGATTTCGAACACGCTGACGCAATTTTCGTCTTCGGGCAGAACCCTGGCACCAATCACCCACGTATGCTGCACAGCCTGCGCCACGCCGCCGATCGCGGTGCGCACGTCGTCTCGTTTAATACGCTACGCGAGCGCGGTCTGGAACGTTTTGCCAATCCGCAGAACCCACTGGAGCTGCTCACGCCACTGTCCGGCACCATTAGCGAAACCTACCTGCAACCCAATCTGGGCGGCGATATGGCCGCCGTGCGCGGCATGGTAAAAGCGCTGCTGGAAACACATCGCCAGCGCTTGTCTGCCGGGGAAGCGGGTTTATTCGATCAGGATTTCTTGTCTACACATACCCAGCAGGTGGATGCGTATCTGGCCGTTGTCGACGCGACAAGCTGGCAGAAAATCGAACAACAGTCCGGCCTGAGTGAAGCGCAGCTGCGCTATGTCGCGGCGATTTATCAGCAGTCGCCGCGCGTGATTTGCACCTGGGCGATGGGGATTACCCAGCATAAGCATTCCGTCGCCACCGTGCGGGAAATCGTGAACCTGCAACTGCTGTTCGGGCAGCTAGGGAAACCGGGCGCGGGGCTGTGTCCGGTACGTGGCCATAGTAATGTGCAGGGCAACCGCACCATGGGGATCGATGAGAAACCGACGGCCGCGTTTCTCGATCGTCTGGCGGCACATTATGGCTTCACGCCGCCTTACGCCGCAGGCCACAACACGGTAGAAGCGCTGGAAGCGATGCTGCGCGACGAGATAAAAGTGCTGATCGCGCTGGGCGGTAACCTCGCTGCCGCCGCACCGGATTCGGCACGCACCGAAGAAGCGCTCAGCCGCTGCGACCTGACCGTACATATCAGCACCAAGCTCAACCGCAGCCATCTGGTGACGGGCAAGGTCGATGCATTGATTCTGCCGACGCTCGGCCGTACCGATCTCGACATGCAGGCCAGCGGCGCGCAGTTTATTACTGTCGAAGACTCTTTCAGCATGGTGCACGCGTCGCAGGGCGTCGGGCAGCCGCTTTCGCCGTTGCAGCGTTCGGAAACGGCGATTGTTGCCGGGATTGCCAATGCGGTACTCGGTCATGAAAAGCTCGACTGGCTGGCGCTGGCGGACGATTACTCACGCATCCGTGACCATATCGCCGCGACTATTCCCGGCTTTACCGATTTCAATGCTAACTGCGACCTGCCGGGCGGATTCTATCTCGGTAACGCCGCCGCTGAACTGCACTTCAATACCCTCAACGGGAAAGCGCAATTCAGCCATGCCGCTCTGCCCGATACGCTGTTTCCGCAGCTACGAGGCAGCGATGTGCCCTTTACGCTGCAAACCCTGCGCTCACACGATCAATACAACACCACGATTTATGGGCTGGATGACCGCTATCGCGGCGTGTACGGGCAGCGGGAAGTGCTCTTCATGCACCCGGATGACATCAGTGCGTTAGGGTTGGAAGACGGCGATCTCGTCGATATCGAAACGCTGTGGAATGACGGCATTACCCGTATCGTCAACGGCTTCAAGCTGGTGAGCTACGCGATTCCGCGCGGCAACCTGGCCGCCTATTACCCGGAAACCAATCCGCTGGTGCCGCTGTCCAGCTTTGGGGATGAAACGCACACGCCGACCTCTAAATCAGTGCCGGTTGTCGTTCGTCGTAGTACGCAAGAAGAGTCTCTGCTGCGTATCGCCTAA